One Cellulomonas sp. NS3 genomic region harbors:
- a CDS encoding VOC family protein: MTTLRHGKICHVELPADDPQRSAEFYARVFGWTVRSAHGTWFFEDSTDEVSGHWVPHREPTPPGVLVYVWVDDLAAAVERVVAEGCEIVQPVGADPGELTARFRDPGGSVVGLYQEPPG; the protein is encoded by the coding sequence ATGACGACGCTGCGCCACGGGAAGATCTGCCACGTCGAGCTCCCGGCGGACGACCCGCAGAGGTCGGCCGAGTTCTACGCCCGGGTCTTCGGCTGGACGGTGCGCTCCGCGCACGGCACCTGGTTCTTCGAGGACTCGACGGACGAGGTCAGCGGCCACTGGGTCCCGCACCGGGAGCCGACCCCGCCCGGCGTGCTCGTCTACGTCTGGGTCGACGACCTCGCCGCGGCGGTCGAGCGCGTGGTCGCCGAGGGCTGCGAGATCGTCCAGCCGGTCGGCGCGGACCCCGGCGAGCTGACCGCCCGGTTCCGCGACCCGGGCGGGAGCGTCGTGGGCCTGTACCAGGAGCCGCCGGGGTGA
- a CDS encoding HAD family hydrolase, with the protein MIALLDLDGTLVDRSAGFAAWARSFADRWSLPDDDHAWLGELDRTVAQRRQFFEGVSRRFPEAGPPETLWQDFRAQMPLLTPAFPDVLERLDTLRSAGWRLMVVTNGRTDNQVGKLRRTGIADRVDGWCVSEEAGVAKPDAAIFASALARLGAADGAGCWMVGDDATADVAGGHAAGLRTHWISHGRPWPLRDLRPERTSVSPGDALALLAGLSAAEP; encoded by the coding sequence GTGATCGCGCTGCTCGACCTCGACGGCACGCTCGTCGACCGCTCGGCGGGCTTCGCCGCGTGGGCGAGGTCGTTCGCCGACCGGTGGTCGTTGCCCGACGACGACCACGCGTGGCTCGGAGAGCTCGACCGGACGGTCGCGCAACGCCGGCAGTTCTTCGAGGGCGTCTCCCGGCGGTTCCCGGAGGCGGGACCACCGGAGACGCTCTGGCAGGACTTCCGCGCGCAGATGCCGCTGCTGACGCCCGCCTTCCCCGACGTCCTCGAGCGCCTGGACACCCTGCGGTCCGCCGGGTGGCGGCTCATGGTCGTCACCAACGGGCGCACGGACAACCAGGTCGGCAAACTGCGCCGGACCGGCATCGCGGACCGCGTCGACGGCTGGTGCGTGTCCGAGGAGGCGGGCGTCGCGAAACCCGACGCGGCGATCTTCGCCTCGGCCCTGGCCCGGCTCGGGGCGGCGGACGGCGCCGGCTGCTGGATGGTGGGGGACGACGCCACCGCGGACGTCGCCGGGGGACACGCCGCAGGACTGCGCACGCACTGGATCAGCCACGGTCGGCCGTGGCCGCTGCGGGACCTCCGACCCGAACGCACCTCCGTGTCACCGGGCGACGCGCTGGCACTCCTGGCGGGTCTGTCTGCAGCGGAGCCGTGA
- a CDS encoding cellulase family glycosylhydrolase produces MFSLRKALTVAAAAAVAVAGSVVVTAPASAAAGCRVDYAVTNQWQSGFGADLRVTNLGDPVTGWELRFAFGAGQSVTQLWGGSVSQSGAAVTVRNAAWNGSLATNGTASFGFNGTFAGSNPVPSAFTLNGVACTGGPVTPTSSPTTSPTTTPTQSPRPTTTPTRTPTPTPTPTPTPGPGPVTVNAAQLVAGMGTGWNLGNQLEANVNGMPDETAWGNPVVTGALLDRVKAAGFSTVRVPVSYLGKIGSAPGYTVDPAWLDRVEEVVKLAYDRGLYVVINMHGDGYKSVGGAWLICDAPSQTAIKDKYQKVWQQVASELRGYGGRLVFESMNENFDGQYGTPTQPCYSNLNAYNQIFVDTVRRTGGNNASRWLLVPGWNTNIDYTAGSYGFVVPTDQYRSTAVPSAERRIMISVHYYDPWDFAGTEDGAVTQWGPNATDPAKKSTWGQQDFMDAQLKKMHDTFVTKGYPVFVGEYGSIDKTAFDPSNNRYRADYARTLVATAAKYGAVTAYWDNGHNGQYGFALFDRRTATVTQQGIIDAIMGR; encoded by the coding sequence AACCAGTGGCAGAGCGGCTTCGGCGCCGACTTGCGCGTGACGAACCTGGGCGACCCCGTCACCGGCTGGGAGCTCCGCTTCGCCTTCGGGGCCGGCCAGAGCGTGACCCAGCTGTGGGGCGGCTCCGTCAGCCAGTCCGGCGCGGCGGTGACGGTGCGCAACGCGGCGTGGAACGGGTCGCTCGCGACGAACGGCACCGCGTCCTTCGGCTTCAACGGTACCTTCGCCGGCTCGAACCCCGTGCCGAGCGCGTTCACGCTCAACGGTGTCGCGTGCACCGGCGGCCCGGTGACCCCGACCAGCTCGCCGACGACGTCGCCCACCACGACGCCGACCCAGTCGCCGAGGCCGACCACCACGCCGACGCGGACACCGACCCCGACACCCACGCCCACGCCCACGCCGGGGCCGGGGCCGGTCACCGTCAACGCCGCGCAGCTCGTCGCCGGCATGGGCACGGGCTGGAACCTGGGCAACCAGCTCGAGGCCAACGTCAACGGGATGCCCGACGAGACGGCATGGGGCAACCCGGTCGTGACGGGCGCTCTCCTCGACCGGGTCAAGGCCGCCGGCTTCAGCACGGTCCGCGTCCCGGTCTCCTACCTGGGCAAGATCGGGTCCGCACCCGGCTACACCGTCGACCCCGCGTGGCTCGACCGGGTCGAGGAGGTCGTGAAGCTGGCCTACGACCGCGGGCTGTACGTGGTCATCAACATGCACGGTGACGGCTACAAGAGCGTCGGTGGCGCCTGGCTCATCTGCGACGCGCCCTCGCAGACGGCGATCAAGGACAAGTACCAGAAGGTCTGGCAGCAGGTGGCGTCCGAGCTCCGGGGCTACGGCGGACGCCTGGTCTTCGAGTCCATGAACGAGAACTTCGACGGGCAGTACGGCACCCCGACGCAGCCGTGCTACTCCAACCTCAACGCGTACAACCAGATCTTCGTCGACACCGTGCGCCGGACCGGCGGCAACAACGCGTCCCGGTGGCTGCTCGTGCCGGGCTGGAACACCAACATCGACTACACCGCGGGGAGCTACGGCTTCGTCGTCCCGACCGACCAGTACCGGTCGACGGCCGTCCCCAGCGCCGAGCGGCGCATCATGATCTCCGTCCACTACTACGACCCGTGGGACTTCGCCGGCACCGAGGACGGCGCCGTCACGCAGTGGGGCCCGAACGCGACGGACCCGGCGAAGAAGTCGACGTGGGGCCAGCAGGACTTCATGGACGCGCAGCTGAAGAAGATGCACGACACGTTCGTCACGAAGGGGTACCCGGTCTTCGTCGGCGAGTACGGCTCGATCGACAAGACCGCGTTCGACCCGTCGAACAACCGGTACCGCGCCGACTACGCGCGCACCCTCGTCGCCACCGCGGCGAAGTACGGCGCCGTCACCGCCTACTGGGACAACGGGCACAACGGCCAGTACGGGTTCGCGCTGTTCGACCGGCGCACCGCGACCGTGACCCAGCAGGGCATCATCGACGCGATCATGGGTCGCTGA
- a CDS encoding YbaK/EbsC family protein, whose protein sequence is MTTPSRTPQPAVARTQQFLDRHAPGVSVLVPDADTSTVAAAAVALGVRPGQIAKTLAVRAGESVLLLVMSGDARLDNRKFRDRFGAKPRMLGAEETEELTGQPVGGVGPLGHPSGLPVFADESLRAYDAVYPAAGSRSSAVRLTLEQLETLTHATWVDVSTLPAAG, encoded by the coding sequence GTGACCACCCCGTCCCGCACCCCGCAGCCCGCCGTGGCCCGCACGCAGCAGTTCCTCGACCGGCACGCGCCCGGTGTGAGCGTCCTCGTGCCGGACGCCGACACCTCGACCGTCGCCGCCGCGGCGGTCGCACTGGGCGTGCGCCCCGGCCAGATCGCCAAGACCCTCGCCGTGCGCGCGGGGGAGAGCGTCCTCCTGCTCGTCATGAGCGGCGACGCACGCCTGGACAACCGCAAGTTCCGCGACCGCTTCGGGGCCAAGCCCCGGATGCTCGGCGCCGAGGAGACCGAGGAGCTCACCGGGCAGCCGGTCGGCGGCGTCGGACCCCTCGGCCACCCGTCCGGGCTGCCGGTGTTCGCGGACGAGTCGCTCCGGGCGTACGACGCCGTGTACCCGGCCGCGGGCAGCCGCTCGAGCGCGGTCCGGCTGACGCTCGAGCAGCTCGAGACGCTGACGCACGCGACGTGGGTTGACGTCAGCACGCTCCCGGCTGCCGGCTGA
- a CDS encoding 4a-hydroxytetrahydrobiopterin dehydratase, with translation MDMLSGDEIAEAGLTDWRKLAQGLHARYLVDDFGAGARFVAAVGEAGDALGHHPTVSLGRGHVDLKLVSADAVYREKDGTEHVVEWVTQKDLDLARRITEVAAEHGLAADPASVSVVELGLDTAQPGTIAPVWAALLTGDAGSQGRGSPSDEVRDATGRAPNLWFGDADEHEAPRQRFHVEVYVAPEVAGQRIAAAVAAGGTVVDDSDAPALTVIADQDGNTGVVCVA, from the coding sequence ATGGACATGCTGAGCGGTGACGAGATCGCCGAGGCCGGGCTGACCGACTGGCGGAAGCTGGCCCAGGGGCTGCACGCCCGCTACCTGGTCGACGACTTCGGCGCGGGCGCGCGGTTCGTCGCGGCGGTCGGGGAGGCGGGTGACGCCCTCGGGCACCACCCGACCGTGTCGCTGGGCCGGGGGCACGTCGACCTGAAGCTGGTCAGCGCCGACGCCGTGTACCGCGAGAAGGACGGCACCGAGCACGTCGTCGAGTGGGTGACCCAGAAGGACCTCGACCTCGCGCGGCGGATCACCGAGGTCGCCGCCGAGCACGGGCTCGCCGCCGACCCGGCCTCGGTCAGCGTCGTCGAGCTCGGCCTCGACACGGCGCAGCCCGGCACCATCGCCCCGGTGTGGGCCGCTCTGCTGACCGGCGACGCCGGGTCGCAGGGCCGCGGCTCCCCGAGCGACGAGGTCCGGGACGCCACGGGACGGGCGCCGAACCTGTGGTTCGGGGACGCGGACGAGCACGAGGCCCCGCGTCAGCGCTTCCACGTCGAGGTGTACGTGGCGCCCGAGGTGGCCGGGCAGCGCATCGCCGCCGCCGTCGCCGCGGGCGGGACCGTCGTCGACGACAGCGACGCGCCGGCGCTCACCGTGATCGCCGACCAGGACGGCAACACGGGCGTCGTCTGCGTCGCGTAG